CACGTAACGGCAACATCAATGCTGACACCGGCGGCGCCTCCAGTAAGGACGGCATCAGtaacagcaacggcggcgatAACACCTTAACCAGGAAGACAGCGGAGGGGACGCCACCAGGGGCAGACCCCGGGAAGTCGCCCAAGGAGGATCCGCATGAAAGTAATGAGCCATGTGTGTCTGACCCCTTAATTGCAGGTATGCCGGCGACGCATGTGTCTGACCCAGACCCGCAACCCCCGACGATAAACGGCGACCCCAGCCACTCTGACTCGTGCGCCACCGAGGAGCTGAATGGATCCTTCAGCATAGATCTTGCTGGTAGCTTTCGCGTGCCCTACTCGAACAAGGGTGACATTATTTTAAACACAAAGGTGCTGGAGAGTCGGCGTAGTCGTTTTGTTTCGCCGTCGTTGCTCATGGCAATGTCGCCCCATCCTAGCGATAACGACCTTGTCCTCATTTGTATAGACTGTGGGATGGAGATTCGCGAGGACTGCGAGTTAGTGCTGTGCCCGCTGACAGGGAAGTCACATGTGTAGTGagcgtgtacgtgcgtctgCTCCACAGGGTGGAAATGGATCCGTACaggtgtgtctctgtgtatCTGTGTAGTGGCGCACTCACCGGTGTTTCACTGGACGGAAAAATGTGTGGTACTGCCGCCCAGTGGCCCCTTACCCATACACGCACCCTTCAGCTGTACAAGAAAAGGGAGTGGATGCGCCTCTCTTGGGTCCCTCCGGCACACTTGCGTATGTTTGTTCCAGGGCAGTGGCGCCGTGTTCTGCCTCGCACCTTGTTTCTTCATTTTCTGGGTGCTTGGCTTGATGTCAGGGATGAACCCGATGAGGCTAAAGTGAGAGGGACGGGACCATTAGAGACTAGTTCGGTTCGCTCGCATTGTTTGTTTCGCTTGGTTCCGGCGTGCTTTCTGGTGCATTTCATTGTGTTTTTCTTGTTGTTTCATCGTTTCGCTTCCTTAGGCTGCGCCGTTATTTGTATGCGCTCGAATGTGTTGCGTGTGCTTTCTAGTGACGTGTGAGGCGACACACCCGCTTTTTTAACTCGTTGCTTTCCTTTGAGCCTCTCGTCCTTCCGTAGCTGTTTCGGTGCCTGCACCATTTCTCGAActcgccttctcttgctcgtttagcgtctctctctctctctctatgtgCGTGCGCTCGATCTTGCAGGCTGTTGCTCAGCAAGTTTTTTCTCGGTGGTGCTGTTCGTTTGGGGATGCACCTATGCATACGTGTGCACTTGTGCATGCGTGTAAGTGCAACTGCGCTGCCCCCTTGGGGCGcattttctttttgtttccaAGTCGTCGTGATCGTCGTCTTTCATCGTCTAACGTCGAGGAGCGAGAGTCGGCTTAACTagcggtggaggggaggaCGGACACCACTCGATGTGAATATGTCTCTATATGTTTGCCCATGAACTTCCCGGCTCAGCTCTTTAGCATGGTGTCTGtcacccccttttcccctttgccGTTTCTTACTCCTTCGCGTTGGATTTGTTAGCAGagctttcctctcctcggTCTCTTTGTGTtgcttccttttctccttgtGTATGgttatgcgtgtgtgtgtgtgtgtgtgtgtaccttGGGCTTTTGTTTTCGGTCGGTTAtgagtggagggagggggtcacTACTGATGCGCTTAtgctgtgtgtgtacgtgtgcacATCTGCGTTTCTTCTGCAGTTCTCTGAAGAGTTTGTGCATCTCTGCTGGTGCTATGCCCTTTTGGTTTTGGGTACTCTGCGTGCTGCTTAGGCCAGGGCTCCTTTTGTCCCCTACCTCCGGGCTGCTCCTTCAtaggcgtgcgtgtgcaggtgcgtgGGCGAGTACCGCAACCAATCTTACATACCGAACAAAGCTGGGCTCCTCTTGAGCACCATCTGAAGTGTCGGTTGCTGCGAGTCCACATAAAGAACGGCACAGCGCTGCATTGCCTCTGACAGCGCCGTCGTGGCGTCCAGCTTCACTGGTGTGTTTCTGCGCGCGACTGCGTAGGTTTCCTCTGCAGCTGACGTTCTTCATTCCCTCCTAACTGTTTGTGCAACAGGGGACCGTCGCCGAAGCTAGGTTGAGGGCAGCGGAAATGGCGTTAGTTCTCTCCCCCTTACCATGTGTGCTAGTCAGGAACGCTGCCTTTTTCCTAACATGCACAGGCGGTGTCTCTGGTCTCTATTCTTTCATCATCCTTGAATCTCTTTTGACTTTTCGCTCCCTTGTCTTCCACTTGTGCGATCGTATGCCATGAGTAAAAGtgctcgccgcctccactcTCATCACATCAAGTGTCTCTTCATCAGTACCACACGTACCACCGACCCAATTAAACACTATATTGTTTCTTATTTTCCTTCTCGAAAGCCGTCATTttcccacctcctcctctcttccccagGCTCCCACTGCGTCCCACAGAGCCAGCCGGAACCCCCACAGCACCACTTCCTTCCCGCAGCTGCATACAACGCACTTCATTCTGCCCCCGACTACCCACTTTACCAGTTCCGCCCAAAGAAACGaccaacgaaaaaaaaaaaaacaaagaacaGCGAGAAacagcaccgcagctgccTTCCACTTTGTTGTAGactcgggggagggggaggcgccACTGGTGCGctcttttttattttttatTTTTACTTTTTTATTTTTAAGCTGCAGGGGCCTCTTGTGCCTCGTACGGGCTTTTTTCTTATACCTCTTCGACCTCTTCGTTTcactgcacacacacacacacagcgttAGAGGGACAAGGAGTATAGAGACCAAATTATAAGgacaaacgcacgcacatcgAGAGAGGAGCCAGTCAACCAAGACACGCATTCCTCacttttgtttgtttgctctCCCCTTCACATCCTCTCACTTCACCGCCTGCGCAGTtactctctcctctttttcgcCACGCCAGCGCGCAAACCTTCCGCTATCCATTTCCGGCACCTTCTCCCGTTCTGACTGGCGTCTCCTTGGGCGACATCGCAAAGGACAGATACTTGACGTGGGGCAAGAGACGGAAAGAGGCACTTTCCCTagcgcctcctctcttttaGCCCACAGCACCAACCTTTTCTctttggtgctgctgttcctcTCTCCAGCACTGATTCCCGTTTCCACCATCGCAGAGTAGCGGAAAGGaaacacacatacgcgcatCATATTCACCATGAGTGGTTCAGGCAACCTCCGCAGCAACCGCCGTCGGGAGATGGACTACATGCGGCTGTGCAACTCCACGCGCAAGGTGTACCCATCCGACACAGTGGCTGAGTTCTGGGTGGAGTTCAAAGGGCCGGAGGGCACGCCTTACGAGGATGGCACGTGGATACTACACGTCCAGCTACCATCCGAGTACCCGTTCAAATCACCTTCCATTGGGTTCTGCAACCGCATCCTGCACCCGAATGTCGACGAGCGTAGCGGCAGCGTCTGCCTCGACGTCATCAATCAAACTTGGACCCCCATGTACCAATTGGAGAACATATTTGACGTCttcctgccgcagctgctgcgctaccCGAACCCGTCAGACCCCCTGAATGCGCAAGCCGCGCACCTTCTTCACGCCGACCGCGTCGGCTTcgatgcgctgctccgcGAACATGTCAGCACGCATGCTACGCCAGAGAAGGCGCTGGAGTCGATCCCGGAGGCATACAGGCCACATAGCAGAACCAATGGGGAAGCGGAGGGCACCAACGCCAAGGACACAGCCTCTGACTGCCCTGTGAATGCAGGGCACTCAAAGGTATTGACGGACTCCTCGGTAACACCGACAGAGGACCATCAGGTCATGCACGACGACATGGCAATGGACGGCAACGAGGACGTCGAAGCCGAGTACGAGCCGGAGGAGATCGACCTTTAATACTTTGTTGCCATCTCTTCTCATGCCCGCCGCCTACTCGCGTACTTGGAGCATTCTTCATGAAGGGGTATGCGTCCGTCGTAGGCTCCCTCTTCATGCTCTCTCTCGGTGCGTTTTGGGAGACTCATCTGTCAAGGCAACCCTTGAGGTCCTCATGTGGATTCTTTGTTGCAAGATGGAGGTATAtgctcctgccgctgctgccccccgGGAGCCTTCAACAACGAACCAAAGAATGTATGCAGAAGTGAACACACTACAGCTACCCCATCAATCCATgctgtgtgttgtgtgtgtgtgtgctgtgtgtgtgtgtgttcttaCTTGATGAGCTGAATCCAGACTCCCCACCCTCTTGCATGCCCGTTCACGCCATCGCATTGTTTCACGCCAACCCACACGacactcgcacacgcacaggcacaccctCTTCTCTACTATGTTTTTTATTTTCTCGCTGTTTTCACCTGTTTTATCTCTGCTTCAACCCTCCTTTCTCGGCTATCATCTACTCGactctcttctcgctctttcctctccttctcctttacTCGCCGGCGAGGATCACATTTTTTAAAATtctttttgctgctgctgatttTATCTTTCTGCTTACTCGGATGTGCGTCTGCTAACGCGTGCCGacgtgttgctgctgtgtctCGTTCGTTCGACCACTGTATGTTTGTCTGTGCTGTAGCTGACCACGCATCGGTGCTCATTTTTCTTGCTTTTTTTCTCAACTTTGCGCTCCGCGTGCTTGCCGGTGAGTGTGcatttccctctcctttccagCTACTGTCCCCCACTCTCCTTGCAGATGAGCCCGAGGTTGTGTGCGGTTCTCCGCTTGGATGACGGACAGAAAGGAGTGACAGCGAGGTACAGTGTAGTGAACCGCGAACGTGAATTCAGTGACTCACCCAAACACGTGCGTAACCATGGACAGTAGAGGTGTGCAGGTCTCGAAGTGTTAGGGCGGGAGGGATGCTCATTTGCGAGCTCTAATGCTGCTCTGATCTCTATACCCAGGGCATACAACCGCACATACCACACCACAGCTTCTATTGTCTTTCCTGTGGTTATTTATTTATCCTACTCCTTTGCCGTCTTTCACTTTGCTGACGAAGGCGCTGGAAACCGCAGCGAAAAAGGTGGTCACTTCCAGAGGTAGCACACAAACAGCACGTAAAGCGATTCTCTTCTCAACAGGCGGAGGGAGTCCGAGGtgaacgaggaggagaccTGCTGTGCAACGTgttggaaaaaaaaaaggtgagAGACGGCGAGCGGGAGCGGTGGACGGATGATGCGATGCAGAGTGGTCATTTGTTCCTGTTTACTTTTGTCGGTACTCATTCCTGTTCATTCGTGTGGGCAAAAACGAGAGTAACCCATCTtcaccctttccctctcttttcgctctgCGTTTCAgtggcgtgcgtgcgccgATGTGcgcgccttttctcttttctctctttgcagACTCCGCTGCATTTTCCTTCGGTgtcttcctttcttctgtCGTCTTCGGGCATGATTGGTCTGTggcgttgttgttttcttcgatttttttttgtttgttcaCTTGAGTAGCGTTGCCcattcccccaccccctttttaGCTCAGGCGCGCCATCGCGCttcgatgtgtgtgtgtgtgtgtgcgtgtgtgtttcgcCGCTCGCACGCATTCATTTCTGCCGTCATCTCTaccagctctctctctgcgatGTTTTCGGTTGTCGTAGCTCTTTCAGCTTCCTTCATGCTCGCTTGCTTGACACTTCTGCGCAGTTTCTCCATACATGAGGCGGTGCACGCCTATGGACGAAAAAGAGTAGTGGCACGTGGCATTCTGTTGAACTTGTCAGCCCATTGCAGCACAACTGTTATTCGCTgtcacacacccacccacacacatacgcacgcacacatacgcacacacttATGTATACAGCTGCACTCCATCGTTCCATGATGGGTGCAGACACCTGTTCATGTGCTACGCGCAATGCCTGTCTCGCTTCCGTCTGAACCGGCCACTGACTCTTTTGGACTTTTTTTTCTTAGTACCAGGGAGACGAATTATTTGTCATGTGCATCTctacgtgcgtgcgtgtgtgcgtgcatggcGAACGCCGCAGTACTTGCTAGAGCCTTGTTACTTATTGTCACACTGTTTTCCTTGCTGTTTCGATTTCCGCTCATCTATTTTCCGCTCTCTCAAACTCCCTGATGATGCCAGCCGCTTCACTGCGGCATCAGGGTCTAGCACCCGCTCTGTGGGAAAACAGCGAGCCTGCAGTCTGCCCTCGGGCACGGTCGCGGATTCTTGGTGTCAGTGGACAGTTTTTGTCTGAAGCGGTGCCGAAGAGATGTGTGGTCGTGATCACGCTGGGAGCAGCTCACTTCAAATGGTGCCGACGATTCAGCCAACATACTCCTCTACCCACTGTTTTATTTTCTATTTTCACCCtttgctgcgctgcggtgatgtGGAGTGTAATCCTTGACCTATCCTGCGCTGTATGGAGTGGCATTGCAGTGGGGCTGAACGACACCAAACGATCTTGCTTTGCCGGGTTCCTCAGTATAGCCGTATCACAACAGAAGTTGTTATAGTTTTATGCGTGTATTGCTTGGCTTGTTCTTGGTAGACGCGCACGCTGCAAGACAATCTCGCAGACTTTctccccccgctgctgctttgaATGATTCTTTCTTGTCTGGTGGAACAATATAGTCACAGTCACGCGCACAGAAacgcatttttttttttcgctctctcccaaGGCTTCTCAGTACACA
The nucleotide sequence above comes from Leishmania braziliensis MHOM/BR/75/M2904 complete genome, chromosome 32. Encoded proteins:
- a CDS encoding putative ubiquitin carrier protein 4, with product MSGSGNLRSNRRREMDYMRLCNSTRKVYPSDTVAEFWVEFKGPEGTPYEDGTWILHVQLPSEYPFKSPSIGFCNRILHPNVDERSGSVCLDVINQTWTPMYQLENIFDVFLPQLLRYPNPSDPLNAQAAHLLHADRVGFDALLREHVSTHATPEKALESIPEAYRPHSRTNGEAEGTNAKDTASDCPVNAGHSKVLTDSSVTPTEDHQVMHDDMAMDGNEDVEAEYEPEEIDL